The Paenibacillus sophorae genome has a segment encoding these proteins:
- a CDS encoding DUF5665 domain-containing protein yields the protein MKEDRDGGAGRSGESKHWKPLARDRKGPPEPPDKEKIDTVYRVATQWAQRMEKSRISEYLELLHSPWRLIWLNVLSGTARGVGIAIGFTFFAATIIYVLQVLGALNLPIIGDYIADIVRIVQHQLELNTY from the coding sequence ATGAAGGAGGATAGAGACGGAGGGGCAGGCCGGAGCGGAGAGTCGAAGCATTGGAAACCGCTGGCGCGTGACAGGAAGGGGCCGCCAGAACCCCCTGACAAGGAAAAGATCGATACCGTTTACCGGGTGGCTACTCAATGGGCGCAAAGAATGGAAAAGTCGCGGATTTCCGAGTATTTGGAGCTGCTGCATTCTCCTTGGCGGCTGATATGGCTGAACGTGCTTTCGGGTACCGCGCGCGGCGTCGGAATCGCGATAGGGTTTACTTTTTTTGCGGCAACGATCATTTACGTGCTTCAGGTGCTGGGGGCTCTGAATCTGCCGATTATCGGGGATTACATCGCCGATATCGTCCGCATCGTCCAACATCAGCTCGAACTCAATACGTATTAG
- a CDS encoding thiamine pyrophosphate-binding protein, whose product MAEALRNLGVTHSFGIIGKSICPIVLKMVDYGIEFIPGRHESSSGFEASGYALKTGNLGVAFGTSGPGGTNLLTAAAHAKANNLPVLFITGHQSIQELGIPQCQDSSSYLADLADMFRPATLFSKLIERGDHFSTIFNHAISIALSGKRGPVHLCIPFDVQTEPLKECRIVIPERETLVSYANFDRIVDAINHSSRPLIIAGKGVNRSGAHTELVQLAETFNIPVVTTPGGKGAIAWDHPLYHGPIGVGGCRHGDDLLNRSDLFIVLGSRLSDMTICNLKAENHPETLIQFDVDPTFVGKILTSQTIAVGGDLRDNLSLYLQNVDTAAIKKRDPETAVHYAEELPDLPNLSLASVMSTMSDLIPYNNTIFVDDGSHGFNAVKWYNVKKPGSFVFDAYFACMGNAIGMAIGAKAASPEETIFCITGDGCFMMLGTEINTAVCKNIPVIFIVVNNMQLDMALKGMEKTTGRIDGTLFEVPMDAVKFAESLGAAGYKCETKEQFATAISEAVALNRVAVIELLTDRDEVPPTAHRTLNLD is encoded by the coding sequence ATGGCAGAAGCACTACGCAATCTCGGAGTGACGCATTCTTTTGGCATTATCGGTAAATCTATTTGTCCCATAGTTCTCAAAATGGTAGATTATGGTATTGAATTTATTCCTGGGAGACATGAATCCAGCTCCGGATTTGAAGCTTCCGGCTATGCCTTGAAAACCGGAAATCTCGGCGTGGCTTTCGGTACTTCCGGTCCAGGGGGGACGAACCTCCTCACAGCGGCGGCACATGCCAAAGCCAACAACCTCCCTGTGCTGTTTATTACGGGGCATCAATCCATTCAGGAGCTCGGAATTCCCCAGTGCCAGGATTCTTCTTCGTATCTTGCCGATTTGGCGGACATGTTCAGACCCGCTACGCTCTTCAGCAAACTAATCGAACGCGGCGATCATTTCAGCACGATTTTTAACCATGCTATTTCAATTGCGCTGAGCGGCAAGCGCGGACCTGTTCATCTGTGCATTCCTTTTGATGTCCAGACAGAACCGCTAAAAGAATGCCGAATTGTTATCCCCGAACGGGAAACGCTTGTCAGTTACGCTAATTTTGACCGTATTGTTGATGCCATTAACCATTCCAGCAGACCTCTGATCATAGCCGGCAAAGGCGTCAACCGCTCCGGTGCGCATACGGAATTGGTTCAATTGGCAGAGACCTTTAATATTCCTGTCGTTACTACTCCCGGCGGCAAAGGCGCTATCGCCTGGGATCATCCGCTATACCACGGTCCAATCGGTGTTGGCGGATGCAGGCATGGCGACGATTTGTTGAATCGCAGTGATTTGTTTATCGTGCTTGGATCACGTCTCAGTGATATGACCATTTGTAACCTCAAAGCGGAGAATCATCCGGAGACCTTGATTCAGTTTGACGTCGATCCCACCTTTGTGGGAAAAATATTGACCTCCCAGACGATTGCGGTCGGCGGAGATTTGCGGGATAACTTGTCGCTGTATCTCCAGAATGTTGATACTGCCGCTATTAAAAAACGTGATCCGGAGACGGCTGTTCATTATGCGGAAGAACTGCCCGATCTGCCCAATCTTTCACTGGCGTCGGTAATGAGCACGATGAGCGACCTGATCCCTTATAACAATACCATATTTGTTGATGACGGCAGCCACGGCTTCAATGCCGTGAAGTGGTACAACGTGAAGAAGCCGGGCAGTTTTGTCTTCGACGCTTACTTTGCCTGCATGGGCAACGCAATCGGCATGGCTATTGGAGCAAAGGCTGCTTCTCCTGAGGAAACGATATTCTGCATTACCGGCGACGGCTGCTTCATGATGCTCGGTACAGAAATTAATACTGCCGTTTGCAAGAATATCCCGGTCATTTTTATCGTTGTGAATAATATGCAGCTGGATATGGCGTTAAAAGGAATGGAAAAAACTACAGGCAGAATCGACGGAACTTTATTTGAAGTTCCTATGGATGCCGTAAAATTTGCCGAATCGCTGGGAGCTGCCGGCTACAAATGCGAGACCAAAGAACAATTTGCTACTGCTATCAGCGAAGCTGTGGCTTTAAACCGTGTTGCCGTCATCGAGCTATTGACTGACCGTGACGAAGTGCCTCCTACCGCACACCGCACACTAAATCTTGATTAA
- the lspA gene encoding signal peptidase II produces the protein MVYYLIALIVFLLDQGTKYLISTRLEIDEQIPVIGNFFVITSHRNRGAAFSILQDQRWFLILVTLVVLIGIVWYLNKVRRTRRLLPLALSLVLGGAIGNFLDRALTGEVVDFLRFNFGSYTFPIFNVADSCIVVGVALIILDSIMDMRGGPTEVIEVKETSEVEERNEQH, from the coding sequence GTGGTGTACTATCTGATCGCGCTAATCGTATTTTTGCTTGACCAGGGAACGAAATATCTGATCTCCACCCGGCTGGAAATCGACGAACAAATTCCGGTGATCGGAAACTTTTTTGTCATCACATCGCACCGCAACCGCGGCGCCGCTTTCAGCATTCTGCAAGACCAGCGCTGGTTTCTCATTCTGGTGACGCTTGTCGTCTTGATTGGAATCGTCTGGTATTTGAACAAAGTAAGAAGGACGCGGCGCTTGCTTCCCTTGGCGCTGTCGCTTGTGCTTGGCGGCGCAATCGGCAACTTTCTCGACCGGGCGCTTACAGGCGAAGTTGTCGATTTTCTGCGGTTTAATTTCGGCAGCTATACGTTTCCGATCTTTAACGTGGCGGATTCCTGTATTGTCGTCGGTGTAGCGCTTATTATTCTCGATTCCATTATGGATATGAGGGGCGGCCCAACTGAAGTGATTGAAGTGAAGGAAACAAGCGAGGTAGAGGAAAGGAATGAACAGCATTGA
- a CDS encoding RluA family pseudouridine synthase produces the protein MDNDIVVWTVQEEYARERIDKYLTEAWEEDISRSQVQQWIEAGHVTVNGRTVKANYKLFTGDTISVTVPEPETSELTPEDIPLNIAYEDADVIVVNKPRGMVVHPAAGHPSGTLVNALMYHCKDLSGINGEIRPGIVHRIDKDTSGLIMAAKNDASHNSLAAQLKAHSVTRRYLAVVQGNVAHDQGTVDAPIGRDPHDRKLYTVTEKNSKTAVTHFTVLERFGDCTLLQLQLETGRTHQIRVHMKFIGHPLVGDPVYGRSKGIFMEGGQALHAAILGFVHPSTEEYLEFSAPLPEDMEELLARLRSR, from the coding sequence GTGGATAATGATATCGTCGTCTGGACCGTTCAGGAGGAATACGCCCGCGAACGCATCGATAAATATTTAACCGAAGCTTGGGAAGAGGATATTTCCCGCTCCCAGGTGCAGCAGTGGATCGAGGCAGGACATGTAACGGTAAACGGCAGGACGGTAAAAGCGAACTACAAGCTCTTCACGGGTGATACAATCTCTGTGACGGTTCCGGAGCCGGAAACCTCGGAACTGACGCCGGAGGATATTCCGCTGAATATCGCTTATGAGGACGCCGACGTGATTGTCGTCAACAAGCCGCGCGGCATGGTCGTGCATCCGGCGGCAGGTCATCCCTCAGGCACGCTGGTCAACGCCTTGATGTACCACTGCAAGGACCTGTCGGGAATTAACGGCGAGATTCGTCCCGGCATTGTGCACCGGATTGACAAGGACACATCGGGCCTCATTATGGCCGCCAAGAACGACGCCAGCCACAATTCACTTGCTGCGCAGCTCAAAGCGCACAGCGTGACCCGGCGCTATTTGGCGGTTGTCCAAGGCAATGTGGCCCATGATCAGGGAACGGTGGACGCTCCGATCGGCAGGGACCCGCATGACCGCAAGCTGTATACGGTAACGGAGAAGAACAGCAAGACGGCGGTAACCCATTTTACCGTGCTGGAGCGGTTCGGCGATTGTACCCTGCTGCAGCTTCAGCTGGAAACCGGCCGGACGCACCAGATCCGGGTTCACATGAAATTTATCGGGCATCCGCTCGTCGGAGATCCCGTATACGGCCGGAGTAAAGGAATCTTTATGGAAGGCGGACAAGCTTTGCACGCGGCCATACTCGGATTCGTCCATCCTTCCACGGAGGAATATTTGGAGTTTTCGGCGCCGCTGCCTGAGGATATGGAAGAACTGCTCGCCCGTCTGCGGAGCAGATAA
- a CDS encoding TraR/DksA C4-type zinc finger protein has protein sequence MNHLSSEQLARLRGLLIRQRDDIRHRLKENEDHGLEDSMRDMSGELSEIDNHPGDVATDLYHRSMDISLQELEELELKDIDDALEAMDKGTYGICAASGQPIPYERLAVLPATRYSKEYSPRQEKPHTRPVEEEFLTPPFGRSSLDEHEYNGFDGEDAWQIVESFGTSNTPAMAEGNNIDSYNDMEIEADDPDGFVEPWENFIATDITGNHVTVVKGHQYQSYMDSGEGDYLLDPYANNEKE, from the coding sequence ATGAATCACCTGTCTTCGGAACAGCTTGCCCGCCTGCGTGGCCTTCTTATCCGGCAGCGGGACGATATCCGGCACAGGCTTAAGGAGAATGAAGATCACGGTCTTGAAGATTCCATGCGGGATATGTCGGGCGAACTGTCGGAAATCGACAACCATCCCGGCGATGTCGCCACCGACCTGTATCATCGTTCCATGGATATATCGCTTCAAGAGCTCGAAGAACTGGAACTAAAGGATATAGACGACGCGCTTGAGGCGATGGACAAAGGCACATACGGCATTTGCGCGGCGAGCGGACAGCCGATTCCATATGAGCGACTGGCCGTTCTTCCCGCCACACGCTACTCCAAGGAATACAGCCCCCGCCAGGAAAAGCCGCATACGCGCCCCGTGGAAGAGGAATTTCTTACTCCTCCTTTTGGGCGAAGCAGTCTCGACGAGCATGAGTATAACGGATTTGACGGCGAGGACGCCTGGCAGATCGTCGAAAGCTTCGGCACCTCCAACACGCCGGCTATGGCGGAGGGAAATAATATCGATTCTTACAATGATATGGAAATCGAAGCTGATGATCCAGATGGCTTCGTCGAGCCCTGGGAAAATTTCATCGCCACGGACATAACAGGCAATCATGTTACCGTCGTGAAGGGACATCAGTACCAGAGTTACATGGACAGCGGAGAAGGCGACTACCTGCTTGATCCTTACGCTAACAATGAAAAGGAGTAG
- a CDS encoding 3-oxoacyl-[acyl-carrier-protein] synthase III C-terminal domain-containing protein has product MAGIRIKDIDIYHPSKKIGNDFFIQHFDEKGIDIRGLLAALGRENRYSIDNEEENSLTMAFEAASNVLEKTGLTGADIDLIAYASQTPEYIFPTNSLMIHRLINGASHTICIDSNANCAGMTASVEQVSRQMMANPRIRRALVIGSDHVAPHADKNDPVYYANFGDAAAAVILEHDENSVGFIDSIYQTDTCVYGNSMFPAEGLANVGRTGVGAGQFNVKFIPFDDSICVNAASESINTLLSDNEIAPESIKVACFSQLSLPNIQAVSEKTGIGSDVAVYIGDEFGYTSTSSPFIALHKAVSTGKIERGDKLLFWTVGAGWQNVAFVMEY; this is encoded by the coding sequence ATGGCTGGGATTCGTATTAAGGACATTGATATCTATCATCCAAGTAAAAAGATTGGCAACGACTTTTTCATTCAGCATTTTGACGAAAAGGGCATTGATATCCGTGGACTTCTGGCCGCTCTGGGCCGTGAAAACCGCTATAGCATCGACAATGAGGAAGAAAATTCCTTGACGATGGCCTTCGAGGCGGCGAGCAATGTTCTGGAGAAGACCGGTCTTACCGGTGCTGATATCGACCTTATCGCTTATGCTAGCCAAACTCCTGAATATATCTTCCCTACGAACTCATTGATGATTCACCGGCTGATAAACGGAGCGTCCCATACGATCTGCATCGACAGCAATGCGAACTGCGCGGGAATGACAGCTTCAGTTGAACAGGTTAGCCGGCAAATGATGGCCAATCCAAGAATCCGCCGCGCTCTGGTCATCGGCTCTGACCATGTTGCACCGCATGCCGATAAGAATGACCCCGTGTATTATGCCAACTTCGGTGATGCCGCCGCCGCTGTCATTTTGGAGCATGATGAGAATTCCGTAGGCTTCATAGATTCCATCTACCAGACAGACACTTGTGTCTACGGCAACTCGATGTTTCCGGCGGAAGGCTTAGCCAACGTGGGCCGCACCGGCGTAGGTGCCGGACAGTTCAATGTTAAATTCATTCCTTTTGACGATTCAATCTGCGTTAACGCCGCCTCTGAGTCTATCAACACCTTGCTTAGTGATAATGAGATAGCCCCTGAATCAATTAAAGTGGCTTGTTTCTCTCAGCTATCACTTCCCAACATTCAAGCGGTTTCCGAAAAAACCGGCATCGGCAGCGACGTAGCTGTCTACATCGGCGATGAATTCGGCTATACCTCGACGAGCAGCCCTTTCATCGCTCTGCACAAAGCTGTATCTACCGGGAAAATCGAACGCGGAGACAAGCTTCTGTTCTGGACTGTTGGCGCCGGCTGGCAAAACGTAGCTTTTGTAATGGAGTATTAA
- a CDS encoding carboxymuconolactone decarboxylase family protein, which yields MKDNVNSGFKHFSNLSGDYGAKAMAPIKEHFPELAEFIMGNAYGDIFQRTTIGADWKEIAVISSLITMGQFEQLGVHYVMALRVGMTVDQIKGILLHLVPCVGAPRIISAFNVLLSTLEEIQ from the coding sequence ATGAAAGACAACGTAAACAGCGGTTTCAAGCATTTCTCTAATCTTTCCGGCGACTATGGGGCCAAGGCGATGGCTCCGATCAAAGAGCATTTTCCCGAATTGGCTGAATTTATTATGGGCAACGCTTATGGCGACATTTTTCAGCGGACCACTATTGGCGCCGATTGGAAAGAGATTGCCGTTATTTCCTCTCTGATTACGATGGGCCAATTCGAGCAGCTCGGCGTTCATTATGTGATGGCGCTCCGTGTAGGCATGACCGTTGATCAAATCAAGGGGATTTTACTGCATCTTGTGCCATGTGTTGGCGCTCCGAGAATTATTTCCGCTTTTAATGTCCTTCTCTCGACACTGGAAGAAATCCAATAA